The genomic DNA CGTCCATGAAGGCTTTGACCAGTTCGGGATCATTTTTAATCGTCTGTTCGTTGCTCACGATGACGGGCGTATAGTAATCCAGACTTTTGGAATAATCTTTTACATACAGCATATCCAGTGGTTCACCGCGTAGTTGGGCTTCAATCCCAGTCCAAGCGTAGAAGATCCAGGCAAAGTCGATATCGCGCTTCACGGCTGTAAAATAATCGGCATTACCCATGTTGATGATCTTCACCTTGCTCACGTCGCCTTTGTCCGCATCCATAATGGATTTCATGACCGCTTCTTCTACAGGCGAACCCCAGCCGCCGTATTTTTTGCCTTCAAAATCCTTTGGGCTCTTAATCCCGCGGTCTGCCGGGGCTGCGAAGCCAGATGTATTATGCTGAATGACCGCAGCGATGGATACGAGCGGCACCCCTTGCGTACGAGCCTGTGTGACGCCCTCCTGATAGCTGATACCAAAAGGTACAGCATTGGAAGCAACCATTTGATCGGCTCCGCCCGAACCGGGCTGAACGATCTGGACATTCAAGCCTGCTTTTTCGTAAAATCCTTTGTCCTTGGCGACATAGAGGCCCGTATGATTCGTATTTGGCGTCCAGTCGAGCACGACTTTAACGTCCTTGAGTCCCTTGGTCGGGGAGGACGTTTGGGTGTCGGCG from Paenibacillus sp. FSL R10-2782 includes the following:
- a CDS encoding ABC transporter substrate-binding protein, with the protein product MKRMKMLSLGLISLWLMALTLTACGGSSPSAPQGETPAADTQTSSPTKGLKDVKVVLDWTPNTNHTGLYVAKDKGFYEKAGLNVQIVQPGSGGADQMVASNAVPFGISYQEGVTQARTQGVPLVSIAAVIQHNTSGFAAPADRGIKSPKDFEGKKYGGWGSPVEEAVMKSIMDADKGDVSKVKIINMGNADYFTAVKRDIDFAWIFYAWTGIEAQLRGEPLDMLYVKDYSKSLDYYTPVIVSNEQTIKNDPELVKAFMDATAQGYEYTIAHPEEAADILTKAVPELDKKLVLASQKWLSPRYQDDAAQWGVQKAEVWKNYSDWMYERKLLSKPLEVNNAFTNNFLPKR